GAACTCCCGCCACGACTCACCCCGGTTGTTCTCGCCATCGGTGAGCACGACGATCGAGTAGTAGCGGTCAACCTTGTCCGTGCGCCTGCGGGCGAGGGCGTCCTGATAGGCCTGATGGACGCTGCTGAACACCGCGGTCTTCCCGCCGGCGCTGAGCCCGTCGATGCTCTGGCGCACCCGGGCCAGGATCTGAGCGTTGGCCTGGTCGGCCGACCCCAGCGTGTAGGTGGCGGGCGTGCCAGGGCTGCTGGAGAAGGGCACGAGGACGATGCGCTCCCGCTGCCTGAACCGGGCGTACCGCCCGCCGGCAGAAGGGTCCGGGTTGGTCAGGAGTCGCATGGCGGTCTTGAGGCCGTCGAGGCGGGCACCCTCCATCGAACCGGAGGTATCGAGCACGAAGGTGGCGTCGGCCGGGCGGCGGAATTCGTTGTCGAAGGCCTCCAGGATCGCGTTGACGACCCGGTAGCTGGCCGGGAACGGAAGTTCGATCAGCGTGGTCGGGTACAGGCCGGCCTCGACCTGCACCTCGGGGTTGATCGGGCGCCGGAGCGTCGTCTCGAGGATCGCTTTTTGGAACTCGGCACTCCGCACGTAGGCGACGATCTTTTCGTAGGCCTCCCGCTGGCCGGCATTGATCAGCATCAGTGGGTAGTCGGCCGTGAGGATACCCTCCTTGGGGTAGATCAGCGCGAACGGCTCGTGGAGCTTCCCGCCTCTGTTCATGGCCAGGAGGACGTTGGCATAGTTGATCATGCCGTCGAGCTGGTCCTGGTCCTTGAGGTAGGCGTCGGCCAGCCAGCCGGAGCTCCCCGCGGTCAGCCGCTGGGCCTTGAAAAAGGCGGCGAGCTGCTTGCCGTCAATGTCCGAGACGTCGAGGGCGTCCCCCTTGCCGGACAGGGCGGCGGCCAGGCCGAGCAGACCGGAAAACCCGGTATTGGAGGCGGTCGGGCTGGTCATTCCGAAGGTGAAGCGCCCCTTGCCGGCGGCCTCGGCGATGTCCTTCCAGGTCACATTCGGGTTGTCGGCCCAGCCCAGCGCCCTTGCCTTGCTCGCCTTGAGCCCGAGCACGACGGGCGTGATCATGGTCCGCTCGGAGGCTCGGACCCGTTCCTTCACTCCCGGGGTGAGGAGCGCGTACTTGTTGCTCGACAGCCAGGCGAGGTCGAGTGCCTCGCCCGCCTGGAGGGTGTCCACGGCTTCCAGCGTGCCCGTGTAGCGGAGCTCCAGGCGGACGCCGGTGCGCTGCTGGACCTTGGGGAGCAGGGGCTCGATGTCCTTGAGTTCGGATCCTGCGAGCACCGAGAGACGCGGCCCCGGCGGCGGGCTGCTCTGGCTGCAGGCGGCCAGCAGAAGCCCGCAAGCGAGTGGGAGGATGACCAGCCGTCGCATCGGGGACCTCCTTTTACAGCTTGACTGGACCCTCGATGGTGGGCGTCGGGCCGACCGCGGCCCGGGCTTGCTGACTTCGGACGCGATCCAGATAGCTTTCCGCGCGCTGGATCTGCTCCCGCATGAGCTGGTTGTTCCGGCCCATCACCTCGATGGCCTTCGAGCGGAAGCTGTCCATGGCGTCCATCGCCTTGAAGGTGTTGTCGAAGCCTTCCCGGAGCTTGTCGATCGCAATGAGGGGGTTGCTCGCGAACTCCCCCGTTCGCTCAACGTGGGCGCCGAGCTGGCGGGACGTCTCACTGACCAGGTCGCCGATGGTGCCGGAGACCCCCTGGAGCATCTCCATGACCTGGATCTGGTTGCCGGTGGCGCGGGCGACCGTCTGGGCGGTGGCCAGGGCCGACATGCCGGTCGTCGCGATCCGGTTGCAGCCATTGACCATTTCGCGGGCGGTCTTCTTCAGGATGTCGAGCGAGAGGTACCCGTTCACGCTGACCGCCTGCTGGGTGAGCATGTCCTGGAGGTTCTGGCGGGCGTAGAAGAGGACCTCCTGCTCGAGCGCGCGGGCCCGCATGGGGTCATTGGCTTTCAAGGGAGCCAGCCGGTCGGCGAGCCGGCGGTCGAGCTCGGTCGCGAAGTGGATCGCGGCCTTGAGCTTCGTCATGGAGTCCCAGAGCTTGGCCTTGACGTTCTCGATCTCGACCGCGTCTCGCTGCATGTCGTCGCGTGCGGCGTAGACCTGCTGCATGGCGGTCTGCAGTTGCGCGCTCGCAGACTGGAACTTGCGGAAGTAGGCCTGCAGTCTGTTGCCCCAAGGGATCATGCCCAGGAGCTTCTGGGGGGCGAAGAGGTTCCCCTCGTGGCCGGGGTTCAACTCGTCGAGCCGCTGCCGGAGCTCCTGGATCGCCTTGAAGGCGGCCGACGTCTCGAGGCCGACGAAGTTCCGCTCCATGAAGCGCCCGGTCATGAGGGAGGCGGCACTCGCGATCTCCTCCCGCCCGAGCCGGAAGGCGGCGTCCACCTTGGCCTTGAAGCCCTCGCTCTCCACGTTGGGCTCGGCCAGCATCGCGCTGATGAAGCCCTCGACCTGCCGGTCGACGGCCTGCTGTACGGCGGGGTCGAGGGGCACCTTGTCTGGGGACTCGGCCGGCGTGACGGGCTGGAGGGCCTCGGGCGGTTGCAAGACGAGGGCCTGAGTGGGGGGCGCTGGAGTGGGTGCGGTCTCGCTCATCGTCGCCTCCTGTTGTCCTCGGTCAACGGAACTGCTTCTCGATCTCTTGGATCATATATTCCAGCATCTCATAGCTCGGCGGGTCGATGACCTCGAGGAGTGTCGCCGGCGCCGCCAGGGCGTGGGCCTTGAGGAACCCGGCGAAGTGCTCCGGGTTGCTGGTGCGGAGCCCGTACTCGGCGGCGAGCTGCTGGAGGGTCGGATCGGTGGCGAGGGCTTCGCCGAGCCGCGTCCCGTTCTCGGTGAAGGGGACCAGCGTGTGCTTGGTGAAGATGGTGGGCGAGGGGTAGAGCAGTACCATGTCGGGGTTGCGGGAAGAGGTGTGGGCGAGGTGGTCGAGGAACTGCGCCTCGTAGACCATGACCAGAGGCGCCTTCCCCATCCCCATCGTGACGTAGTCCTCGAACGGGCCCGCGGTCGAGGTCTCCTGCAGCCCCTGGCGCAGGAACAACTGGGAGACGAGGGGGAGGACCTTCTTGGCCTCCCCCGGTGTCTGGATGACGTTGTTGCCGTTTGCCACGTAGCTAGCGAGGCTCAGCGCCATGGCGCCGGAGTTCGAGGTCCGGACGTCCGTGGTGTTGATCAGGACGCTCTTCCCCGTGGCGTAACTTGGGTTGGCCTTGAGGTCGCGCCAGCGGGTGCCCTTGGCCGCAAGGCCAAGAAAGGTCCCCATGTCGAACACCTGGTATCCGCCCTCGGCCCGGACGAGACCGTTAGCCTCGAGCGCCGGGATGAGCGGCTTCCAGCTGGCGACGGCCATCACCGTGAAGAAGGGGTTGAACAGCTGGCGGGCGTGGACCGTCTCTTGGAGCTTGAGGGCGGCCGGCGTGCCTGCCGGGAAGCCGAAATCGTAGCTCTTCCAGTCCTGGCGCAGCGCGAGCTGCCGGGAGCCGACCTTCTCGACGTGGACGAGGAGTCCGTGGCTCCGAAGCGCCTCGACCACGCGCTCGTCAGCGAAGAAGCCCTCCTTCTCCGAGCCGATCATGCCGCGGAGCATCACCTGCCGGGAGGCCGCGCTCTTCGCTTGGTCGTCGGCCGCCTTCCGGTGGGCGGAGAGATAGATGGCTCCCCCGACGCCGAGCGCCAGCAAGAGTGCCAGCACAGGACCGATCGCTC
This genomic window from Terriglobales bacterium contains:
- a CDS encoding substrate-binding domain-containing protein, producing the protein MRRLVILPLACGLLLAACSQSSPPPGPRLSVLAGSELKDIEPLLPKVQQRTGVRLELRYTGTLEAVDTLQAGEALDLAWLSSNKYALLTPGVKERVRASERTMITPVVLGLKASKARALGWADNPNVTWKDIAEAAGKGRFTFGMTSPTASNTGFSGLLGLAAALSGKGDALDVSDIDGKQLAAFFKAQRLTAGSSGWLADAYLKDQDQLDGMINYANVLLAMNRGGKLHEPFALIYPKEGILTADYPLMLINAGQREAYEKIVAYVRSAEFQKAILETTLRRPINPEVQVEAGLYPTTLIELPFPASYRVVNAILEAFDNEFRRPADATFVLDTSGSMEGARLDGLKTAMRLLTNPDPSAGGRYARFRQRERIVLVPFSSSPGTPATYTLGSADQANAQILARVRQSIDGLSAGGKTAVFSSVHQAYQDALARRRTDKVDRYYSIVVLTDGENNRGESWREFERWYQSLPPGDRGLRVFTILFGEGKPAEMESLAHLTGGRVFDSRTTALSAVFREIRAYQ
- a CDS encoding toxic anion resistance protein — its product is MSETAPTPAPPTQALVLQPPEALQPVTPAESPDKVPLDPAVQQAVDRQVEGFISAMLAEPNVESEGFKAKVDAAFRLGREEIASAASLMTGRFMERNFVGLETSAAFKAIQELRQRLDELNPGHEGNLFAPQKLLGMIPWGNRLQAYFRKFQSASAQLQTAMQQVYAARDDMQRDAVEIENVKAKLWDSMTKLKAAIHFATELDRRLADRLAPLKANDPMRARALEQEVLFYARQNLQDMLTQQAVSVNGYLSLDILKKTAREMVNGCNRIATTGMSALATAQTVARATGNQIQVMEMLQGVSGTIGDLVSETSRQLGAHVERTGEFASNPLIAIDKLREGFDNTFKAMDAMDSFRSKAIEVMGRNNQLMREQIQRAESYLDRVRSQQARAAVGPTPTIEGPVKL